In a single window of the Amycolatopsis sp. cg5 genome:
- a CDS encoding VOC family protein, whose product MSAVPTFGGYVYDCPDPAALAEFYRELLDWPSPKAAADGHWVTLANPAGGMRLEFQRVDDYRAPEWPSQDKPQQAHLDLDVTDMEAAHERVLTLGAKLLDDKPKTFRVYADPAGHPFCLCACGVEYA is encoded by the coding sequence ATGTCCGCGGTCCCCACATTCGGCGGCTACGTCTACGACTGTCCCGACCCGGCGGCGCTCGCCGAGTTCTACCGAGAACTGCTCGACTGGCCATCGCCCAAGGCCGCCGCGGACGGTCACTGGGTGACACTGGCCAACCCGGCAGGCGGCATGCGGCTGGAGTTCCAGCGGGTCGACGACTACCGCGCCCCCGAGTGGCCGTCGCAGGACAAACCGCAGCAAGCGCACCTCGACCTCGACGTCACGGACATGGAGGCCGCGCACGAGCGCGTGCTCACGCTCGGCGCCAAGCTGCTCGACGACAAGCCGAAGACGTTCCGCGTCTACGCCGATCCCGCGGGACATCCCTTCTGTCTCTGCGCATGCGGCGTCGAATATGCGTAG
- a CDS encoding zf-TFIIB domain-containing protein, whose protein sequence is MICPKCQNVMRTVSKNGVAIEQCEGCRGIFLDRGELEQIAGAEASYYGNQVPPPPAYQPPPTQHYQQQPGGYYSDSPKGYRGGHGYPDSPKGYRGGHGYPDSPKGYRGGHGAPKRRKSFLEDLFD, encoded by the coding sequence GTGATTTGTCCGAAGTGTCAAAACGTCATGCGCACCGTGTCCAAGAACGGTGTCGCCATCGAGCAGTGCGAAGGATGCCGCGGCATCTTCCTCGACCGCGGTGAGCTTGAGCAGATCGCCGGCGCGGAGGCCTCGTACTACGGCAACCAGGTCCCGCCGCCCCCGGCGTATCAGCCGCCGCCCACCCAGCACTACCAGCAGCAGCCGGGCGGCTACTACTCGGATTCGCCCAAGGGTTACCGCGGCGGGCACGGCTACCCGGACTCGCCGAAGGGCTACCGAGGCGGCCATGGCTACCCCGACTCGCCCAAGGGTTACCGGGGCGGGCACGGCGCACCCAAGCGCCGCAAGAGCTTCCTCGAGGATCTGTTCGACTAG
- a CDS encoding AAA family ATPase, giving the protein MLDLKICPACGDRAEYPVADGAELLCAVCDHRWPFRRLPLFALTGPSGAGKSTVGPRLAARLSDEVVLLEQDVLWVGGLRNDVDGHPRFRSVWLRMAAMIHQSGRPVVLCGTVLPAELESRPERVFFSDIHYLALISDPDALRTRLRSRPAWRGWNDEVRIDEMLEFNDWIHREGARATPPMDLFNTTNASLDDSVDHAEAWIRKRLP; this is encoded by the coding sequence GTGCTCGATCTCAAAATCTGTCCCGCCTGCGGCGACCGGGCCGAGTACCCGGTCGCCGATGGCGCGGAACTGCTCTGCGCGGTCTGCGATCACCGCTGGCCGTTCCGGCGGCTGCCGCTGTTCGCACTCACCGGCCCGAGCGGCGCGGGCAAGTCCACCGTCGGCCCCCGGCTGGCGGCTCGTCTGTCCGACGAGGTCGTCCTGCTCGAACAGGACGTGCTGTGGGTCGGCGGGCTCCGCAACGACGTCGACGGCCACCCCCGCTTCCGCTCGGTCTGGCTCCGGATGGCCGCGATGATCCACCAGAGCGGCCGCCCCGTCGTCCTGTGCGGAACCGTCCTGCCCGCCGAACTCGAGTCACGGCCCGAGCGGGTGTTCTTCTCCGACATCCACTACCTGGCCCTGATCAGCGACCCCGACGCCCTGCGCACCCGCCTGCGCTCGCGTCCGGCTTGGCGCGGCTGGAACGACGAAGTCCGCATCGACGAGATGCTCGAGTTCAACGACTGGATCCACCGCGAAGGCGCCCGCGCCACCCCGCCGATGGACCTCTTCAACACCACCAACGCCAGCCTCGACGACTCGGTCGACCACGCCGAGGCCTGGATCCGCAAGCGCCTCCCCTGA
- a CDS encoding methyltransferase domain-containing protein — MSDAARLRRKLVRRLREDGALTDPRWTAAFRTVPRHLFLPRFFVLQGETWDAMASDDPGWLTRCYADEVLVTQLDDDSSLWHKARESGPVPGVPTCSSSMPGIMAIMLEALQASYGDRVLEVGTGTGYNAALLSHVLGSASVSTMDVDEGLVSSASEHLTAAGYQPACARGDGWQGFPARAPFDRVLCTCAVSSIPPAWLEQTVPGGLIVTTLHRPLGAGLVRIVAGPGATGEGRVLARDGRFMPLRAHRGARPSLLLDAISEPGVFSPTSLPLFAVTRPSSPFEFFAGLALPGVLPYADFLLHPDGSWARHHGDTVEQAGPRRLWDEVLTAHAAWTDLGEPRRSRFGLTVTADTQDFWLDSPDSPHHWPLGPS, encoded by the coding sequence ATGTCCGATGCCGCAAGACTGAGGCGCAAGCTCGTACGGCGGCTCCGCGAGGACGGCGCGCTCACCGACCCGCGCTGGACGGCCGCCTTCCGCACCGTGCCCCGGCACCTCTTCCTCCCCCGTTTCTTTGTGCTGCAAGGGGAAACCTGGGACGCGATGGCCTCGGACGACCCCGGCTGGCTCACCCGCTGCTACGCCGACGAAGTGCTCGTCACCCAGCTCGACGACGACTCTTCCTTGTGGCACAAGGCCCGCGAGTCCGGACCGGTGCCCGGCGTGCCGACCTGCTCGTCCAGCATGCCCGGCATCATGGCGATCATGCTCGAGGCGCTACAAGCCTCGTACGGAGACCGCGTGCTCGAAGTCGGCACCGGCACCGGCTACAACGCGGCTTTGCTGAGCCACGTGCTCGGCTCGGCCTCAGTGTCCACAATGGACGTCGACGAGGGCCTGGTCTCCTCGGCTTCGGAACACTTGACCGCCGCCGGCTACCAACCCGCCTGCGCCCGCGGCGACGGATGGCAAGGATTCCCTGCGCGCGCACCGTTCGACCGCGTGCTGTGCACCTGCGCGGTCTCGTCGATCCCGCCGGCGTGGCTGGAACAGACGGTCCCGGGCGGCCTGATCGTGACGACACTGCACCGCCCACTGGGCGCCGGTCTCGTCCGCATCGTCGCGGGCCCGGGCGCGACGGGCGAAGGCCGCGTCCTCGCCCGCGACGGCCGCTTCATGCCACTGCGCGCCCACCGCGGCGCCCGGCCCTCGCTGCTGTTGGACGCCATCTCCGAGCCCGGTGTCTTCTCTCCGACCTCGCTGCCGCTTTTTGCGGTGACGCGGCCATCGAGTCCGTTCGAGTTCTTCGCGGGCCTGGCCTTACCCGGCGTCCTGCCCTACGCGGACTTCCTGCTCCACCCGGACGGCTCCTGGGCGCGCCACCACGGCGACACCGTCGAGCAGGCGGGCCCACGCCGTCTCTGGGACGAGGTCCTCACCGCCCACGCGGCCTGGACCGACCTCGGCGAACCCCGCCGCTCCCGCTTCGGCCTGACCGTCACCGCCGACACCCAAGACTTCTGGCTCGACTCACCCGACAGCCCCCACCACTGGCCGCTCGGCCCCAGCTAA